The sequence TTTTTCCATCTAAGAAGAAGTAGAAAAAAAGTTACTAGATAATTGAAGAAGAATAAAACTAAAATTAAAGAAGTGTTTGTTTCGCCAGAATCATCACCTTCACTTGCTCCGCCAGACAAAAGTACTGTTAATGGTCCTCCAGAATACAGCAGTAAAGATACGACGGTAAATGCCTCTTCGGTAAATAATAAAAGTTTCTTCATTAATTTCACCGAGAAATATTTTTGAGATAAATTGCTTTACGATAAATTTCAATTGTTTGAGTGGCAATATTTAACCAGTTCAAATCATCTTCACAACGATATAGTGCTGCTGTTTGTATCTGATGCTGTAATTTGCGATCGCTCAACAAACGAATAATCGCATCGGCTAAAGCTGTAGCATCCCGAGGGGGAACTAATAACCCGTCTTGCTCGGAACAAATCATTTCAGCCAAACCACCAATTTCAGAAGCAATCACTGGGGTACCCATCGCATAAGCAAGAGATGCGACACCGCTCTGAGATGCTTCTATGTAAGGTAAAATAACTGCGGTACTACGCCCAAAAAGACTTGCAACATCCTCTGATGGAATATATTTATTGAGAATTTCGTAATGTTTTTCATCCCAGCTATCAGGAAAATATCGTTTTAAATTGTCTCCCTTTCCAGCAATAATTAATTTAACTTGAGGAATGCTTTCTATAATTAAAGGCATTGCTTGAAGCAGATATTTCAGACCTTTATAAGCCCAAATACGTCCGTAAAATAGAAGAGTGTAAGGTTCTCTGACTGTGTTATTGTCTTTTGCCAACCGCTGATATAAACTACCTAATTCTCCATGAGGAAGAATACATATCCTTTCTTGAGGAACTGCAAACTCTTTCACTAGAGCAGTTTTGAGGGAATTTGCATGAACTATTAGCTGCTGCGATCGCCAAAATGCAATCTGTCTTGTATATTCTGAACCGATGACATTATCTTTGTCTCCGGGATGACGAAAAACATCGTGAATAGTTGTCACCAAGGCAGGCATATTATTAAGCAATAAAGTTAAATCGTACCAAGGGTCATTTGTTTCTTGGACGTGTAATACATCGGGTTCGATTTTACGAATAATACTTATTAATTGACCCATCGCAGAGAAATTACGCGGGTCGCGAATGCGATATTTTGTAAAAGTAATTATCTTAATTCTTGAATCTAATAAGTCTTGTGTTTGTCTAGTTAATTGTTCGGGATGGATTAAAGTTAGCTCGATATCTTGAGCAGCTAAAGCGTTGGCTAGTTGAACGGT comes from Rivularia sp. PCC 7116 and encodes:
- a CDS encoding glycosyltransferase family 4 protein — encoded protein: MKVALLHFCFYEYTVQLANALAAQDIELTLIHPEQLTRQTQDLLDSRIKIITFTKYRIRDPRNFSAMGQLISIIRKIEPDVLHVQETNDPWYDLTLLLNNMPALVTTIHDVFRHPGDKDNVIGSEYTRQIAFWRSQQLIVHANSLKTALVKEFAVPQERICILPHGELGSLYQRLAKDNNTVREPYTLLFYGRIWAYKGLKYLLQAMPLIIESIPQVKLIIAGKGDNLKRYFPDSWDEKHYEILNKYIPSEDVASLFGRSTAVILPYIEASQSGVASLAYAMGTPVIASEIGGLAEMICSEQDGLLVPPRDATALADAIIRLLSDRKLQHQIQTAALYRCEDDLNWLNIATQTIEIYRKAIYLKNISR